The proteins below are encoded in one region of Christensenellaceae bacterium 44-20:
- a CDS encoding ABC transporter permease, with product MKTRTIAAKAAQMLLLFFLLVAAVFFLSRLAPGDPLRAYYGQSVERMSPSARAAAEHKLGLDQPLAAQFVIWVKNALSGDFGISFQYKQDVLVVVGGRWQNTLVLGGASFLLTFALAVPLGIYCASHAGSFADRLLCRLGAALSCIPVFFLALLLIAVFSVRLGLLPSSGAYPIGAAGSALGRLRHLVLPACTIALGHFWHYAYLVRSRLLGELESEYVLFLRAKGVPRRRILYRHCLRAILPSLLAMAALAVPHLAGGAYVVEKVFSYPGLGALCFEAAQYHDYNLLLVLCVLTGALVVLCSLLAELFSAWADPRRRREGARHE from the coding sequence ATGAAAACCCGAACGATAGCGGCCAAAGCCGCGCAAATGCTGCTGCTGTTTTTCCTGCTGGTCGCGGCGGTGTTTTTCCTCTCCCGGCTGGCCCCGGGCGACCCGCTCCGCGCCTACTACGGCCAGAGCGTGGAGCGCATGAGCCCGTCGGCCCGGGCGGCGGCCGAGCATAAGCTGGGGCTGGACCAGCCCCTGGCGGCGCAGTTTGTCATCTGGGTGAAAAACGCGCTTTCGGGGGATTTCGGCATCTCCTTCCAGTATAAGCAGGATGTGCTGGTCGTGGTGGGCGGGCGCTGGCAGAATACGCTGGTGCTGGGCGGCGCGTCCTTTTTGCTGACTTTCGCGCTGGCCGTCCCGCTGGGCATCTACTGCGCCTCTCATGCTGGCAGCTTTGCAGACCGCCTGCTCTGCCGCCTGGGTGCGGCGCTCTCCTGCATCCCGGTGTTCTTCCTGGCGCTGCTGCTCATCGCGGTGTTCAGCGTGCGCCTGGGCCTGCTGCCCAGCAGCGGGGCCTACCCCATCGGGGCGGCGGGCTCTGCCCTGGGCCGCCTGCGGCATCTGGTTTTGCCCGCGTGCACCATCGCCCTGGGGCACTTTTGGCACTACGCCTATCTCGTGCGCAGCCGCCTGCTGGGCGAGCTGGAGAGCGAATACGTCCTGTTTCTGCGGGCAAAGGGCGTCCCGCGCCGCCGCATTCTATACCGGCACTGCCTTCGGGCCATCCTGCCCTCCCTGCTGGCCATGGCTGCCCTGGCCGTGCCGCATCTGGCAGGCGGGGCGTATGTGGTGGAGAAGGTGTTTTCCTACCCCGGCCTTGGGGCGCTCTGCTTCGAGGCCGCTCAGTATCACGATTATAACCTCCTGCTGGTGCTCTGCGTGCTGACGGGAGCGCTGGTGGTGCTTTGCAGTTTGCTGGCCGAGCTTTTCTCGGCCTGGGCAGACCCGCGCCGGCGAAGAGAGGGGGCGCGGCATGAGTAA
- the larE gene encoding ATP-dependent sacrificial sulfur transferase LarE, with translation MTLEKFFRENPRAAVAFSGGVDSAYLLWAARQCGADIRAYYVKTQFQPAFELADAQRLAQEIGVPMTVLRQDALASEAVAQNPADRCYYCKQGIFTGILQAAAADGYTLVLDGTNASDDADDRPGMRALRELRVRSPLRECGLSKDEIRSRSRQAGLFTWKKPAYACLATRIPTGQRITAELLGKIERAEDFLFSLGFTDFRVRILSGCARLQLPEAQMSQAIRQRGAILRELGPLFGGVLLDLKER, from the coding sequence ATGACGCTGGAGAAATTTTTCAGGGAAAACCCCAGGGCCGCCGTCGCCTTTTCGGGCGGAGTGGATTCGGCCTACCTGCTCTGGGCGGCCAGGCAGTGCGGCGCGGATATCCGGGCATACTACGTCAAAACGCAGTTCCAGCCGGCTTTTGAGCTGGCGGATGCACAGCGGCTGGCCCAGGAGATCGGCGTGCCTATGACCGTCCTGCGGCAGGACGCGCTGGCCAGCGAAGCTGTGGCCCAAAACCCGGCGGACCGCTGCTACTACTGCAAGCAGGGTATTTTTACTGGGATTTTGCAGGCCGCGGCGGCAGACGGCTACACGCTGGTTCTGGACGGCACCAACGCTTCGGATGACGCGGACGACCGCCCGGGTATGCGGGCCCTGCGCGAGCTTCGCGTGCGCTCGCCCCTGCGGGAATGCGGGCTCAGCAAAGACGAGATTCGCTCGCGCTCGAGGCAGGCCGGGCTGTTTACCTGGAAAAAGCCGGCATACGCCTGCCTTGCCACGCGCATCCCCACTGGCCAGCGCATCACGGCCGAGCTTTTGGGCAAAATCGAGCGGGCCGAGGACTTCCTGTTTTCCCTCGGGTTTACGGATTTCCGCGTGCGCATCTTATCCGGCTGCGCGCGGCTTCAGCTGCCCGAGGCGCAGATGAGCCAGGCCATCCGGCAAAGAGGCGCCATCCTCCGGGAGCTGGGCCCGCTGTTCGGCGGCGTACTGCTGGATTTAAAGGAGCGGTAG